A part of Myxococcus landrumus genomic DNA contains:
- a CDS encoding serine/threonine-protein kinase: protein MLEPGAQVGEYVIVRRVAVGGSSDVYQARCLAHGSWAAVKMLTLKASLQKEVVARFLNEAQTLQQLQHPHLVKVLALGDVPGDGAPFLVLEWLPRSLHDLLEERGGRLSLEDSVRVLGQLARVLLYLHERGVIHRDVKPENVLVAHPDAGALEVRLTDLGLARRVLEAGAPVTDLHVSTARDALLGTGEYMAPEQWASPKGVDAKVDVYALGALGFHLLAGAPPFVAETHSGLQYQHVVKPPPLSRLEGVAPEGLRSLLGAMLAKVAGGRPSMAEVLRSLDALAN from the coding sequence ATGCTGGAGCCCGGTGCACAGGTCGGGGAGTACGTCATCGTCCGTCGAGTCGCGGTGGGTGGGTCGAGCGACGTCTATCAGGCTCGCTGCCTGGCGCATGGCTCCTGGGCGGCGGTGAAGATGTTGACGCTGAAGGCGAGCCTGCAGAAGGAGGTCGTGGCTCGCTTCCTCAATGAGGCGCAGACGCTCCAGCAGCTCCAGCATCCTCACCTGGTGAAAGTGCTCGCGCTGGGGGATGTCCCAGGAGATGGAGCGCCCTTCCTGGTCCTGGAATGGCTTCCGCGGAGCCTTCATGACCTGCTCGAGGAGCGAGGTGGGCGCTTGTCCCTGGAGGACAGCGTGCGAGTCCTCGGGCAGCTCGCGCGGGTACTTCTCTATCTGCACGAGCGAGGCGTCATCCACCGCGACGTGAAGCCCGAGAATGTCCTGGTGGCGCATCCTGATGCGGGTGCGCTGGAGGTTCGACTCACGGATCTGGGCCTGGCCCGTCGTGTTCTCGAAGCAGGCGCGCCGGTGACAGACCTCCATGTGTCCACGGCGAGGGATGCCTTGCTGGGGACCGGCGAGTACATGGCCCCCGAACAGTGGGCCAGTCCCAAGGGCGTGGACGCGAAGGTGGACGTCTATGCATTGGGGGCACTGGGGTTCCACCTGTTGGCGGGGGCGCCTCCGTTTGTCGCGGAGACGCACAGTGGCCTTCAGTATCAGCATGTGGTGAAGCCACCGCCATTGTCTCGCTTGGAGGGAGTGGCTCCCGAGGGGCTCCGCTCGTTGCTGGGGGCGATGCTCGCGAAGGTGGCCGGAGGCCGCCCTTCCATGGCGGAGGTACTCCGCTCCTTGGATGCCCTCGCGAATTGA
- a CDS encoding nucleotidyltransferase domain-containing protein, whose translation MWTVRQAMQRLVEELEIPPARRKTVTRQHEVVRAILRQALAPPEDFISGSYGRGTAVHPLHDVDLFVVLNPQRHPRGSRTTDETLKQIRQVFKEEWTERELPRLQSHSVGIDFSSNIHIDIVPAYQHEQTGYLIPQRGTGAWILTNPKRHQAVAAEADAAAGHQLNRLIKLVKHWNRQQQSSPLRSFHLEAMCYQALSRPPTGTLLEQLGDVFEFLSKRVMYPCGDPAGLGGNVDAGFEKGQREAAHQLLLSASRTVRHVNEVSEVSGCDHSGPHAQLRKLLGDRYRTREP comes from the coding sequence ATGTGGACCGTCAGGCAGGCGATGCAGCGGCTCGTGGAGGAACTGGAAATCCCCCCGGCTCGGCGCAAGACAGTGACGCGCCAGCACGAGGTGGTGCGCGCCATCCTGCGCCAGGCGCTGGCGCCACCCGAGGACTTCATCTCCGGCTCATATGGTCGAGGCACCGCGGTGCATCCGTTGCACGACGTGGACCTGTTCGTCGTGCTCAACCCCCAGCGGCATCCCCGTGGCTCCAGGACCACGGACGAGACGCTCAAGCAGATCCGCCAGGTCTTCAAGGAGGAGTGGACCGAACGGGAGCTGCCCCGACTGCAGAGTCACTCCGTGGGCATCGACTTCTCGTCGAACATCCACATCGACATCGTGCCTGCCTACCAGCACGAGCAGACGGGGTATCTCATCCCTCAACGGGGGACGGGGGCGTGGATTCTCACGAACCCGAAGCGGCATCAGGCAGTAGCGGCGGAAGCCGATGCCGCGGCGGGGCATCAGCTCAACCGGCTCATCAAGCTGGTGAAGCACTGGAATCGACAGCAGCAGTCGAGCCCGCTGCGTTCATTTCATCTGGAGGCGATGTGCTACCAGGCGCTGTCGAGGCCACCGACGGGCACTCTCCTGGAGCAACTCGGAGACGTGTTCGAGTTCCTTTCCAAGCGAGTGATGTACCCCTGCGGTGACCCGGCGGGACTTGGGGGGAATGTGGATGCGGGTTTCGAGAAGGGACAGAGGGAGGCTGCCCATCAGTTGCTCTTGAGTGCTTCGCGGACCGTTCGCCATGTGAACGAGGTGAGCGAGGTGAGTGGGTGTGACCATTCGGGTCCTCACGCACAGCTCCGGAAGCTCTTGGGGGACAGATACCGCACCCGCGAACCCTGA